In a genomic window of Nodosilinea sp. E11:
- a CDS encoding VOC family protein, translating into MNPSSTAQTLATLALGQLRRIHHLALNVKDMDASRQFYGGLLGLRELTGDEVDDTLKELVATGKVANFVLPDGLILDLFGAPDLEPPDPNPDKTFTRAYHLAFDIDPAEFDGALAVLAANQIEIAHGPVTRPTGRGVYFYDPDGFMVEIRCDPAL; encoded by the coding sequence ATGAACCCTAGCTCTACCGCTCAAACTCTGGCGACCCTGGCTCTAGGTCAACTCCGCCGCATTCATCACTTGGCCCTCAACGTCAAGGATATGGACGCCTCGCGCCAGTTCTACGGCGGGCTGCTGGGGCTGCGGGAGCTGACCGGCGACGAGGTAGATGACACTCTGAAAGAGTTGGTCGCCACGGGGAAGGTGGCTAACTTTGTGTTGCCCGACGGGCTAATTCTTGACTTATTTGGGGCTCCAGACCTGGAGCCGCCCGACCCAAACCCCGATAAAACCTTTACCCGCGCCTACCACCTGGCCTTTGACATTGACCCGGCAGAGTTTGACGGGGCGCTGGCGGTGCTGGCGGCGAACCAGATTGAAATTGCCCACGGCCCCGTCACTCGCCCCACCGGGCGCGGCGTCTATTTCTACGACCCTGATGGCTTCATGGTAGAAATTCGGTGCGATCCGGCCCTGTAG
- a CDS encoding restriction endonuclease, producing MTIPDYQSIMLPLMEMAADGGEYSLREAIENLAQYFSLSDEDRQVMLPSGRQATFDNRVGWARTYLKKANLLQTTRRGYFQITPQGKTSLAERPSEINVKYLERFPEFLEFKNLKREPSGSENLPIQIQDKTPEENLETIVQGLHQDLASELLDSIKICSPSFFEALVIDVLVKMGYGGTRQDAGKIVGRSGDGGIDGTINEDRLGLDIIYVQAKRWENPVGRPEIQKFAGALQGFRAKKGIFITSSSFTTEAKDFVSRIDNKIILIDGHNLAQYMIEFNVGVTTKDTYQIKKIDFDYFTD from the coding sequence GTGACGATACCCGATTACCAGTCCATAATGCTGCCCCTGATGGAAATGGCGGCCGATGGGGGAGAGTATTCTTTACGGGAAGCCATTGAAAACCTTGCTCAGTACTTTTCGCTCAGTGATGAAGATCGTCAAGTAATGCTGCCTAGCGGTCGGCAAGCCACCTTTGACAATCGAGTCGGTTGGGCTCGTACGTACTTAAAGAAAGCCAATTTGCTTCAGACAACTCGCCGTGGATATTTTCAGATAACGCCTCAAGGAAAGACAAGTCTTGCAGAAAGACCTTCTGAGATAAATGTCAAATATTTAGAGAGGTTTCCTGAATTTCTTGAATTCAAAAATCTTAAACGTGAGCCATCTGGAAGTGAAAATCTGCCAATCCAAATTCAGGATAAAACCCCAGAGGAAAATCTAGAAACGATTGTTCAAGGCCTTCATCAGGACTTAGCCTCTGAACTTCTGGATAGTATCAAAATATGCTCACCTAGCTTTTTTGAGGCTTTAGTAATTGATGTCTTAGTAAAGATGGGCTATGGAGGCACTCGTCAGGATGCTGGCAAAATTGTTGGTCGTAGCGGAGACGGTGGAATTGATGGAACTATCAACGAAGACAGACTTGGGTTAGATATCATCTACGTTCAGGCAAAGCGTTGGGAGAATCCCGTTGGACGGCCCGAAATTCAAAAATTTGCAGGGGCTTTACAAGGCTTCCGTGCAAAGAAAGGGATTTTTATAACATCGTCTTCATTCACAACTGAAGCCAAAGATTTTGTCTCCCGCATTGACAATAAAATCATTCTTATTGATGGCCATAATTTAGCTCAATACATGATTGAATTTAATGTAGGGGTAACCACGAAAGATACCTATCAAATAAAGAAAATTGATTTTGATTATTTTACAGATTAG
- a CDS encoding ASCH domain-containing protein, which translates to MSPSIALLSIQHEYSEMIFEGIKQVELRRVRPRSLGSGDLIIVYATSPQKEVVGIIEVDRVVENTPAQLWEVVKDKAGISHQDFLNYFLNSSLGFGIFIRKVHRFKKPLSLTSLKKRWKNFHPPQCYKYLSDNELSVFEDMTRFKIVDFSGKSNSYFQSEIIATI; encoded by the coding sequence ATGAGCCCAAGCATAGCCTTACTCTCAATTCAGCATGAATACTCTGAGATGATCTTTGAGGGTATTAAGCAGGTTGAGCTGCGAAGAGTGAGACCTCGAAGCTTGGGTAGTGGAGATTTGATAATTGTGTATGCTACTTCTCCTCAAAAAGAGGTGGTAGGTATTATTGAAGTTGATCGAGTAGTTGAAAATACTCCTGCTCAGCTTTGGGAAGTAGTAAAAGATAAGGCTGGTATTTCTCATCAAGATTTTTTGAATTACTTTTTGAATTCATCTCTTGGTTTTGGAATTTTTATCAGGAAAGTTCATAGGTTCAAGAAGCCATTGAGCTTGACTAGCCTAAAAAAGAGATGGAAAAACTTCCATCCGCCTCAATGTTATAAATATCTTTCCGATAATGAGCTAAGTGTTTTCGAGGATATGACTCGCTTTAAAATAGTTGATTTCTCTGGCAAATCTAATAGCTACTTTCAGTCTGAGATTATAGCCACTATTTAA
- a CDS encoding GNAT family N-acetyltransferase yields MEENDLVFEWIRSDSRYMEEIIKLANKNSSTLGFLPYEAFYKHAEKDHLIACIDNNKDKCAAYTLYTIGKGRVKLTHLCVDDEYRGRNIAKTLIAKIKNKTDHLQGILASCRRDYNLSSMWESLGFSAIHERPGKSRSGSTLTEWWLDYCNPNLITLVHDKLIEDKIVIAIDANVFFVLADEENRDEYSRDAQALLDDWLTSEIEIFVASEMNNEINRNDDPKKRNKLRNRLGKFNILSCPKEDLDKFSKEIRHLFPNNLSPSDSSDIRQIATSICSNIKIDFFVTKDTRLLEEVEEEIFEKYQLKIISPLELIINIDELRREIKYQPARLAGTSIRKKSVRGEDIETLMDCFLNNAKGEHKAHFRTILRQHLSDPTKNDCCWIEKDADQGPMVAYLINRESPEELRVPILRTKKNDLLASMCAQHLILNLINVSASENRIFTIISDIYLEEEIEVFLREIHFYRTERGWVKVNQKGCHTACEMAKILRSSSAGKDGNLRDYLNTLSNNLNLPGIQSSFDVIAGIEQAIFPGKITDSLIPNFMIPIKPWWAKDLFDEELAEQVIWGAHSILALRRELVYYRSKMASGGLKAPGRILWYVSQDKGFKKANVTLSAIRACSYIDEIIIDTPKSLYKKFKRLGIYEFDDLVAVSKGQDKELMAIRFSNTELFKNPISLKKAENLIGKNIHIQAPIQIDARSFELIYNAGVLC; encoded by the coding sequence TTGGAAGAAAACGATCTTGTATTTGAATGGATAAGATCTGACTCAAGATATATGGAGGAAATTATAAAATTAGCCAACAAAAATTCTTCAACACTTGGCTTTCTTCCGTATGAAGCTTTCTATAAGCATGCTGAAAAGGATCATCTTATTGCTTGCATTGACAACAACAAAGACAAATGCGCTGCCTATACGCTTTACACAATAGGAAAAGGAAGAGTAAAATTAACCCACCTTTGTGTTGATGATGAATATAGGGGACGAAATATAGCTAAAACTCTGATTGCAAAAATAAAAAACAAAACAGACCATTTGCAAGGTATTTTAGCTTCGTGCCGAAGAGATTACAATCTCTCAAGCATGTGGGAGTCTCTAGGTTTTTCTGCCATTCATGAAAGACCTGGAAAAAGTAGAAGCGGTTCTACTTTAACTGAATGGTGGCTAGATTATTGTAATCCCAACCTCATTACTCTTGTTCACGACAAATTAATTGAGGATAAAATTGTCATCGCAATTGACGCAAATGTCTTTTTCGTTCTAGCAGATGAGGAAAACAGAGATGAATATAGTAGGGATGCTCAAGCGTTGCTGGATGATTGGCTCACATCGGAAATCGAGATTTTTGTAGCCAGCGAGATGAATAATGAAATAAATAGAAACGACGATCCCAAAAAGAGAAATAAGCTAAGAAATAGGCTAGGAAAATTTAATATACTAAGTTGTCCTAAAGAAGATCTAGACAAATTCAGCAAGGAAATAAGACATTTATTCCCCAACAATCTGTCGCCCAGCGATTCATCTGACATTAGACAAATAGCCACATCGATATGCTCAAATATAAAAATAGATTTCTTTGTCACAAAAGACACGCGACTACTTGAAGAAGTAGAGGAAGAAATATTTGAGAAATATCAGCTAAAGATCATTAGTCCTCTTGAGTTAATTATCAATATTGACGAGCTAAGACGAGAGATAAAATACCAGCCAGCTAGGCTTGCGGGCACCAGTATTAGAAAAAAGTCGGTCAGGGGCGAAGATATTGAAACTTTAATGGATTGCTTCCTTAATAATGCAAAAGGTGAGCACAAAGCACATTTCAGAACAATTCTGAGACAGCATCTGTCAGATCCAACAAAGAATGATTGTTGCTGGATTGAAAAAGATGCGGATCAGGGTCCAATGGTGGCATATCTAATTAACAGAGAGTCACCAGAGGAACTGAGAGTTCCTATCCTTAGGACTAAGAAAAATGACTTGTTAGCATCTATGTGCGCTCAGCACCTTATTCTAAATTTAATTAATGTTAGTGCATCCGAAAATCGGATTTTTACAATAATATCAGATATTTATCTGGAGGAGGAGATAGAAGTTTTTTTAAGAGAAATTCATTTTTATCGCACTGAAAGAGGCTGGGTAAAAGTAAATCAAAAAGGTTGCCATACTGCTTGTGAGATGGCTAAAATTCTTAGGTCTTCATCTGCTGGCAAAGATGGCAATTTAAGAGATTATTTAAATACCTTATCTAATAATTTAAATCTTCCAGGCATTCAGTCAAGCTTTGATGTTATTGCAGGTATCGAACAAGCTATCTTTCCAGGGAAAATAACGGATTCACTTATACCAAATTTTATGATTCCAATCAAACCTTGGTGGGCTAAAGATCTATTTGATGAAGAGCTTGCAGAGCAAGTGATCTGGGGTGCGCACAGCATATTAGCACTACGCAGAGAATTGGTTTATTACAGATCAAAAATGGCTTCTGGAGGGCTTAAGGCACCTGGAAGAATCCTTTGGTATGTTAGTCAAGATAAGGGATTTAAAAAAGCTAATGTGACCCTCAGTGCAATAAGAGCGTGTTCATACATCGATGAAATTATAATAGATACGCCAAAATCTTTATACAAGAAATTTAAACGACTAGGAATCTATGAATTTGACGATCTTGTTGCCGTATCAAAAGGGCAAGACAAAGAACTGATGGCCATAAGGTTTAGCAATACTGAATTATTTAAGAATCCTATAAGCTTGAAAAAGGCTGAAAATTTAATTGGGAAAAATATTCATATTCAAGCACCAATTCAAATTGACGCAAGATCTTTTGAGTTGATATATAATGCAGGGGTACTATGTTGA
- a CDS encoding nucleotidyltransferase family protein — translation MAPEAISIDERLRTQRDRILPIAEQYGAYNVRVFGSVAHGETQADSDVDFLIGLEPGRSLLDHIGLNRIQRIY, via the coding sequence ATGGCCCCAGAAGCAATATCGATCGATGAACGTTTACGAACTCAGCGCGATCGCATTTTGCCCATCGCTGAGCAGTATGGGGCGTACAACGTGCGGGTGTTTGGGTCGGTTGCCCATGGAGAAACCCAGGCAGATAGTGATGTCGATTTTTTAATCGGTCTAGAGCCAGGCCGGAGCTTACTCGATCACATTGGTTTAAACAGAATTCAGAGAATTTACTAG
- a CDS encoding helix-turn-helix transcriptional regulator, translating to MGKAGFVLRQVLEEYEVSQYSLAAALDIERNSVYRWANEKRDPSAETVLEIVRALKTLHPLAAKAFVERYLGNEVKDV from the coding sequence ATGGGAAAAGCAGGATTTGTGCTCAGGCAGGTGCTTGAGGAATATGAGGTGAGCCAGTACAGCCTTGCGGCGGCTCTCGACATTGAGCGCAACAGTGTGTACCGCTGGGCGAATGAGAAGCGCGACCCATCGGCTGAAACAGTGTTGGAAATCGTTAGAGCGTTGAAAACGCTGCATCCCTTAGCGGCTAAGGCTTTTGTGGAGCGCTACTTGGGCAATGAAGTAAAAGACGTTTGA